The following are encoded in a window of Blastopirellula marina genomic DNA:
- the fliE gene encoding flagellar hook-basal body complex protein FliE: MASINAIQQQLTIPQAPNPLPGKPENGPGSFGKFLLEGIQEVNQMQQDADRAVESLFTGGDVNPAEVLTAVQKADMSFKMMLQVRNKMMQAYAEVKDIRV; the protein is encoded by the coding sequence ATGGCATCCATTAACGCAATTCAACAGCAGCTGACCATTCCTCAGGCCCCCAATCCCTTGCCAGGCAAGCCGGAGAATGGGCCTGGATCGTTCGGCAAATTCCTGCTCGAAGGAATTCAAGAAGTAAACCAGATGCAACAGGACGCCGACCGCGCGGTCGAGTCCCTGTTCACCGGCGGCGACGTTAACCCCGCCGAGGTGTTGACCGCCGTGCAGAAAGCCGACATGTCCTTCAAAATGATGCTTCAGGTTCGCAACAAGATGATGCAAGCCTACGCTGAAGTGAAAGACATTCGCGTTTAA
- a CDS encoding FliG C-terminal domain-containing protein: protein MSTSPETIRKAAIVIASLDEASADKLLDSMPEEVASQIRWMSIELENVSDEERQTVLDEFLRNSGRQLPVEDPGVEIEFTYQQPEMVAVPTTATTPPPFAFLNDAPSEMLAPFFEQEHPQVTAVVMSYLQPQRASEILRQLPARLQADIVHRITQLDEPSQEIVAEIEVRIKQIVSRQVLAFERRRLGMAAAQAILKASSGDQAEQLLAELRNRGSQLSSELETLKYVEVEQPVFKMPAPQPAIVPLSPAPVQPEPKPETKFDPAVEALKPEPKKEATLRELPQAKFPFERFALLDDASLAKVLHQAGPKVVLLALCGASSAVMKRISRGLGAGDVKLLERKIREMQPVLLSDIDHAKRQMCLAADELLVASLVHPTSRLQAAA from the coding sequence ATGAGTACATCCCCTGAAACCATCCGCAAAGCCGCCATCGTCATCGCCAGTCTCGATGAAGCCTCGGCCGATAAGCTGCTTGATAGCATGCCGGAAGAAGTCGCTTCCCAGATTCGCTGGATGTCGATTGAGTTGGAAAACGTATCGGATGAAGAACGACAGACCGTTCTCGACGAATTTCTACGCAACTCTGGCCGACAACTACCCGTCGAAGATCCAGGCGTGGAAATAGAATTCACCTACCAGCAGCCAGAAATGGTTGCTGTCCCAACAACGGCAACCACGCCCCCACCGTTCGCCTTTCTGAACGATGCCCCTAGCGAAATGCTGGCACCCTTCTTCGAACAGGAACATCCGCAGGTAACGGCTGTCGTGATGAGTTATCTTCAGCCTCAGCGGGCTTCGGAGATCTTGCGTCAACTTCCTGCCCGACTGCAGGCCGACATCGTTCATCGGATCACCCAGTTGGACGAACCTTCGCAAGAGATCGTGGCCGAGATCGAAGTTCGCATCAAGCAGATTGTCTCGCGTCAGGTGCTGGCGTTCGAGCGTCGCCGGCTTGGGATGGCCGCAGCCCAGGCAATCCTTAAGGCCTCATCTGGCGATCAGGCAGAACAACTTCTCGCCGAGTTGCGAAACCGTGGCTCGCAGCTTTCCTCCGAGTTGGAAACGCTGAAGTACGTAGAAGTCGAGCAGCCTGTTTTCAAGATGCCTGCACCGCAACCGGCGATCGTTCCGTTGTCGCCTGCTCCGGTCCAGCCTGAGCCGAAACCAGAAACGAAGTTCGACCCGGCTGTCGAAGCTTTGAAGCCGGAGCCGAAGAAGGAAGCCACTCTGCGAGAATTGCCTCAGGCGAAGTTCCCCTTTGAACGCTTTGCCTTGCTGGACGATGCTTCGCTGGCCAAAGTGCTACACCAGGCCGGTCCTAAGGTTGTGCTGTTGGCATTGTGTGGTGCATCGTCTGCAGTAATGAAGCGAATTTCTCGTGGTCTCGGAGCAGGAGACGTGAAGCTGCTCGAACGCAAGATTCGCGAGATGCAGCCAGTATTGCTCTCCGATATCGATCACGCGAAACGACAAATGTGTCTGGCAGCGGATGAGCTGCTTGTGGCTTCCCTGGTTCATCCCACGAGCCGACTTCAGGCAGCCGCATAA
- a CDS encoding FliH/SctL family protein, whose protein sequence is MAVIKSGKLEHEAHSLSTIAFNLNDVSDKAQSDLNNVKLKAADIIKQAQEQAKQIRAKAEAEGRQAAEQKARQSLKTEVDQHAATLLPALRTLVQDLTTERQHWLNQWEKVGLQVATAIAEKIIRREIAADPQISATLVRESLQLAAGCGEIHIRLNPQDLSSMQSGEAMLCDELKKLAATQIIADPAISRGGCVVETRFGSIDNRIETQLSRIADELGDAQ, encoded by the coding sequence ATGGCAGTCATCAAATCAGGCAAACTCGAACACGAAGCCCATTCGCTTTCGACCATCGCTTTCAATTTGAACGATGTTTCCGACAAGGCGCAGAGCGACCTGAACAACGTCAAGCTCAAGGCCGCCGACATCATCAAACAGGCCCAAGAGCAGGCGAAGCAGATACGTGCCAAGGCTGAAGCGGAAGGGCGACAAGCTGCCGAGCAAAAGGCCCGACAATCGCTGAAGACCGAAGTCGATCAGCACGCTGCGACGCTACTGCCAGCGCTGCGAACTCTGGTCCAAGATCTAACGACCGAGCGTCAGCACTGGCTCAACCAGTGGGAGAAGGTTGGCCTTCAGGTTGCCACTGCCATCGCTGAGAAGATCATTCGTCGCGAAATTGCCGCAGACCCTCAAATTTCGGCCACGCTCGTTCGCGAGTCGCTGCAATTGGCAGCCGGATGCGGCGAGATTCACATTCGACTGAATCCCCAAGACTTAAGCAGCATGCAAAGCGGCGAAGCGATGCTGTGTGACGAACTAAAAAAGCTTGCCGCAACGCAGATCATTGCCGATCCCGCTATCAGCCGCGGCGGCTGTGTGGTCGAAACCAGGTTTGGTTCGATTGACAACCGCATCGAGACACAACTGTCGCGAATCGCTGACGAACTGGGAGATGCCCAGTGA
- a CDS encoding FliI/YscN family ATPase, whose product MIASLKSRLKQVMPTAVTGSVVETFGTTTAVAGFPVPIGAVVEVERQVGPPIPAEVIGFKGENTLIYPLTGVQGIRRGNRVRLTHSFRTVGVGEQLLGRVLDAHGNCMDDLPPPIASDRVRLDQDPPNAINRPRIDQTISTGVRAIDGMLTCGLGQRVGIFAGSGVGKSVTLGMMARYTSADVNVIALIGERGREVNDFIERDLGPEGMARSVVVVATSDQPAIQRMQAAMAATSIAESFRESGKNVLFLMDSVTRFAMAQREIGLAAGEPPTTKGYPPSMFAMLPRLVERTGRTKQGSITAFYTVLVEGDDTNEPVADTVRGLLDGHIILSRKLAGKGHYPAIDIMPSISRLMNDLVSEEVRTGAIVIRDLMATYAENEDLINIGAYRQGSNPRIDMAIRLKDEIDRFLRQRVDEQASVESAQEQLMALVRKCSIAQPNLQAAGGPKIAAR is encoded by the coding sequence GTGATCGCTTCTCTCAAGAGTCGACTCAAACAGGTCATGCCGACTGCCGTCACCGGAAGTGTTGTCGAAACCTTTGGTACCACAACGGCAGTCGCTGGCTTCCCCGTGCCAATTGGTGCCGTCGTGGAAGTGGAACGACAAGTTGGGCCGCCGATTCCCGCCGAAGTCATTGGTTTCAAGGGAGAGAATACGCTCATCTATCCGCTGACAGGCGTACAGGGCATTCGACGTGGAAACCGCGTTCGATTGACTCATTCGTTCCGCACGGTGGGTGTTGGCGAGCAACTGCTTGGCCGTGTGTTGGATGCCCATGGAAACTGCATGGACGATCTTCCTCCGCCGATCGCGTCCGATCGAGTTCGACTCGACCAGGATCCCCCCAACGCGATCAACCGGCCACGGATCGATCAAACCATCTCGACTGGGGTACGAGCCATCGACGGCATGTTGACCTGCGGCCTGGGACAGCGCGTGGGAATCTTCGCCGGCAGTGGTGTCGGCAAGAGCGTCACGCTGGGGATGATGGCCCGCTACACTTCGGCCGACGTGAACGTGATTGCACTCATCGGCGAACGAGGCCGTGAAGTAAATGACTTCATCGAACGTGACCTCGGCCCAGAAGGAATGGCGCGAAGTGTGGTCGTCGTGGCGACCAGCGATCAGCCTGCCATTCAGCGAATGCAAGCGGCCATGGCCGCAACGAGTATAGCCGAATCGTTCCGAGAGAGTGGCAAAAACGTGCTCTTCCTGATGGATAGTGTCACACGTTTTGCTATGGCTCAGCGCGAGATCGGCCTCGCCGCTGGCGAGCCCCCCACGACCAAAGGATATCCACCGTCGATGTTCGCTATGCTGCCGCGATTGGTGGAGCGTACCGGACGTACCAAGCAAGGAAGCATCACGGCTTTCTACACGGTGCTAGTGGAAGGGGATGACACGAACGAGCCAGTTGCCGACACCGTGCGTGGTTTGCTTGACGGGCACATCATTCTGTCTCGTAAGCTGGCAGGCAAGGGGCATTATCCGGCGATCGATATCATGCCTAGCATTAGTCGTTTGATGAACGATCTGGTGAGTGAGGAAGTGCGCACGGGAGCGATTGTCATTCGCGACCTGATGGCAACCTACGCCGAAAACGAAGACCTGATCAACATAGGGGCTTATCGCCAAGGCTCGAATCCACGCATTGATATGGCCATTCGCTTGAAGGATGAAATCGATCGATTCCTTCGCCAGCGAGTGGACGAACAGGCCAGTGTTGAGTCAGCCCAGGAACAATTGATGGCCCTGGTTCGCAAGTGCAGCATTGCCCAGCCGAACCTTCAGGCCGCCGGTGGTCCGAAGATTGCGGCCAGGTAG
- a CDS encoding flagellar export protein FliJ: MSKFRFRLETYLRLKIAARDQCRAELAEVLRAEEQLKEHQAGIESDIQDQHSYIRGLTQVGSLNVDLITASQREVMFLKALQVEKQQLMLKLRPHIQQRQQALIDADHEVRTLERLKEQKHEQHLKWEAAVEAKQMDEIALSGFMRKGD, from the coding sequence ATGTCCAAGTTCCGTTTCCGACTCGAGACTTACCTGCGGCTCAAGATTGCCGCACGGGATCAGTGTCGCGCGGAACTTGCCGAAGTCCTGCGGGCCGAAGAGCAACTCAAGGAACACCAGGCCGGGATCGAAAGCGATATCCAGGATCAACACAGTTACATTCGTGGACTAACCCAAGTCGGTTCGCTGAATGTCGACTTGATCACTGCCTCGCAGCGTGAAGTGATGTTTCTGAAGGCCCTGCAAGTCGAGAAACAGCAACTGATGCTCAAGCTGCGGCCGCATATTCAGCAGCGACAACAAGCATTGATCGATGCGGACCACGAAGTCCGAACGTTGGAAAGGCTCAAAGAGCAGAAGCACGAGCAGCACCTGAAGTGGGAAGCTGCCGTGGAAGCAAAACAAATGGACGAGATCGCGCTAAGCGGTTTCATGCGTAAAGGAGACTAG
- a CDS encoding flagellar hook-length control protein FliK, translating into MESTSSNSVNSTTGWSGGSRSNSASAADPMAFFDLIMKSTQAMTTKGSKSFDPVASTGTATAASDPYTAPTDDPNLHDGYDDSTPSYAGSVRSSESSDVDLSAADTTVEQEDTAAVAELSEQQAAQDEEDSEPDQAALETAAAATQQEQLLGAPDTLAEGEQGEVEQQAPVDAASASEEKKNTLLPGQLNAGQPLDTEKASEDSSDEQHDSAKEVTSESVQKESREAEAPAFAAMEEEPVEPVSEVNPGEEPGEVRSQEERKLKLDGVEQVAEETVDSEVSLETGDTAQDDSSDRNQSRTSTQRASNKDTSQVDVIEPAATTSPDSSTMAAVTKASEALAAAASSNTVATTASGGNSTSNSTTGVNNLASLLQRGIQRGSLQKAEGSQSPQLDPKQQIRLINRVARAVETTPPGQSIKIRLNPSELGQLKVEIKIENGNLSAKIEAENAATRQVLLDNLPQLRERLAESNINVQHFEVELMGQQTPQDGSASTFADQSDRQGGSHTSNRQGVDTNNEEETASSARESVNKDAERDSRNLNVTI; encoded by the coding sequence ATGGAATCGACATCATCCAACTCCGTGAACTCGACGACTGGCTGGTCAGGCGGTTCGCGTAGCAATTCAGCGTCGGCTGCCGATCCGATGGCATTCTTCGACTTGATCATGAAGTCGACCCAGGCGATGACAACAAAGGGTAGCAAATCGTTCGATCCGGTTGCCTCGACAGGCACCGCGACGGCAGCGAGTGATCCGTACACGGCACCCACCGACGATCCGAATCTTCACGATGGTTACGACGATTCGACGCCTTCCTACGCAGGGAGTGTTCGATCAAGCGAATCGTCGGATGTCGACCTGTCGGCGGCAGATACAACAGTCGAACAAGAAGACACCGCAGCAGTCGCAGAGTTGTCCGAGCAGCAAGCTGCTCAGGACGAGGAAGATAGTGAACCGGATCAGGCAGCTCTGGAGACCGCAGCTGCTGCCACACAGCAAGAGCAGCTACTGGGTGCTCCTGATACGCTGGCGGAAGGGGAGCAGGGCGAAGTCGAACAACAGGCTCCCGTAGATGCTGCTAGCGCATCGGAGGAAAAGAAAAATACGCTGCTGCCAGGGCAATTGAATGCCGGCCAGCCGCTCGATACGGAGAAAGCATCCGAGGATTCTTCGGATGAGCAGCATGACTCCGCTAAAGAAGTAACATCTGAATCGGTACAAAAGGAATCGAGAGAAGCCGAAGCCCCCGCATTCGCCGCGATGGAAGAAGAACCGGTTGAACCGGTTAGCGAAGTGAACCCAGGCGAAGAACCAGGCGAGGTGCGTTCGCAGGAAGAACGCAAGCTGAAGCTGGATGGAGTCGAACAAGTTGCCGAGGAAACGGTCGACAGCGAGGTCAGCCTAGAGACGGGAGACACCGCTCAGGACGATTCTTCCGACCGAAACCAAAGTCGTACTTCGACTCAGCGAGCCAGCAACAAAGACACTAGTCAGGTCGACGTGATCGAGCCCGCCGCTACGACATCGCCTGATTCTTCGACGATGGCGGCCGTGACGAAAGCCAGTGAAGCATTGGCCGCGGCGGCGTCGAGTAATACAGTCGCTACAACGGCGTCAGGTGGCAATAGTACGTCTAATAGCACAACCGGAGTGAACAACCTCGCATCGCTTTTGCAGCGTGGTATTCAGCGAGGATCACTTCAGAAAGCGGAAGGCAGTCAGTCTCCGCAACTCGATCCCAAGCAGCAGATTCGCTTGATCAATCGAGTTGCCAGGGCCGTCGAAACAACGCCCCCGGGACAGTCGATCAAGATTCGCTTGAATCCATCGGAGCTTGGGCAACTGAAGGTTGAAATCAAGATCGAAAACGGCAATCTGTCAGCCAAGATTGAAGCCGAGAACGCCGCCACACGGCAGGTGCTGCTCGATAACCTTCCGCAGCTTCGCGAACGATTGGCGGAATCGAATATCAATGTCCAACATTTTGAAGTCGAGCTGATGGGGCAGCAAACACCCCAGGATGGATCGGCGTCGACCTTCGCAGATCAATCCGATCGTCAAGGCGGTTCGCACACTTCAAATCGCCAAGGCGTGGATACGAACAACGAAGAAGAGACCGCGTCGAGTGCACGCGAGTCCGTCAATAAAGATGCCGAACGCGATAGTCGCAACTTGAATGTGACCATTTAA
- a CDS encoding flagellar hook assembly protein FlgD codes for MRELNMDHFLQLMITELQNQDPLDPMENSEMLQQISQIREIGATDQLRESLESMQQSQGISTASGLIGKQVQALTDDGYVLFGVVKSVQLAPNDDGTRQLTLKVDTGDQTVDVNMDDIFTILPAQVQNPPTDGTDGTGTGDGTGTDDGDDTGSGDESGDETEETTT; via the coding sequence TTGCGTGAGTTGAACATGGATCACTTTCTGCAATTGATGATCACCGAATTGCAGAACCAGGATCCACTCGATCCGATGGAAAACTCGGAAATGTTGCAACAGATCAGCCAGATTCGCGAGATCGGTGCGACCGATCAATTACGTGAGTCGCTCGAATCGATGCAGCAGAGCCAAGGTATCTCGACCGCGAGTGGATTGATCGGGAAGCAGGTCCAGGCATTGACTGACGACGGGTACGTTCTTTTCGGCGTGGTGAAGAGCGTGCAGTTGGCTCCTAACGACGATGGGACGCGGCAGTTGACGTTGAAGGTCGATACGGGCGATCAGACTGTTGACGTGAACATGGACGACATCTTCACGATCCTCCCAGCTCAAGTTCAGAATCCTCCGACTGACGGAACCGATGGTACAGGTACCGGAGACGGAACCGGAACTGATGATGGAGATGACACCGGCAGCGGGGACGAATCTGGCGACGAAACTGAAGAAACAACTACCTAA
- a CDS encoding flagellar hook-basal body complex protein, translating to MGLASALSTALTGMTAAETQIDVTGNNLANSQTVGFKASQATFATQFLQTQSLGSKPTASNGGTNPRQTGLGTKVAEITPNFTQGTIEVSNSPSDLAIQGDGFFIVEGGNGETLYTRNGIFKTNSQNELVTITGQRVLGFGIDEGFQIQRTQLVPLTIPLGAKSVAKATENVYLEGTLTATGDLATQAQVIESAILGNANVPRPDTSATNVGVSTQPNITATTTASAITPGVGTTTDGQTEGAGGSVPDGNFNYRFTFSNAGLSGETLASADYAVTLADGNASANDNTVTFTNPPQSSSFSQLNMYRSNDGGATYFLVGSTAMGSPVTDTAASPTATQLSASMIGGTGTDGTLGGGDVYQYRYTFIDASGNETAPSNTHTVTVSGSPADGNGYSVVLDNIPTSPDYTSVRIYRTAAGGSDFYELDTLTMAAAATPYVDDGSTPLTTNQLDAQTINGNYTYLVTFARSGEEESRPSLAIGPQNVVNGRIELSNLPLPPTPPPEGGFPAYDKVRIYRNLSTDSSSFYLVEELDPGEDFIDTTPDSEISDLSVLGNKAIDLDGPKIDSNTLLVDVVKRDGLNFENVFEVGELSFTGFKGDRRLDTKTFTITETTIVQELLEFVQSSTGIQPSVNGNANPIPGSTNSIPGESGTLSQGISISDGRIRVVSNNGVDNGVDIKLSSFTLDNNTGVLQNPNLNFGTVQEAVGQSAVSDFVVYDTLGIPINVRVTATLESRDGTNTVYRWYADSPDNDAAMDTGDIGQAEIAVGTGLIYFDGDGNFVGTDNNTINIQRRDIPSQSPLEFDLDFTQLSGLAADKPTLNASRQDGSGTGTLNSFIIGEDGVIRGVFSNGVDRDLGMLQLARFGNPTGLEQRGENLYATGVNSGLPVTGDPGADGLGDVIAGAVELSNTDIGGNLIDLILASTQYRGSSRVITTAQQLFDELLNLRR from the coding sequence ATGGGTCTAGCATCTGCACTATCGACCGCATTGACCGGGATGACGGCGGCTGAAACGCAAATCGACGTCACCGGTAATAACCTCGCGAACTCGCAAACGGTCGGTTTCAAAGCATCGCAGGCAACCTTCGCGACCCAGTTTCTGCAGACACAGAGCCTCGGTTCCAAGCCGACCGCTTCTAATGGTGGTACGAACCCGCGTCAAACGGGTCTTGGTACGAAGGTCGCAGAGATTACACCGAACTTCACTCAGGGTACGATCGAAGTCAGTAACAGCCCGTCCGACCTGGCGATTCAGGGGGATGGGTTCTTCATCGTCGAAGGGGGGAACGGCGAAACGCTGTATACCCGTAATGGTATCTTCAAAACGAATTCGCAAAACGAACTCGTCACGATTACCGGCCAACGCGTGCTCGGCTTTGGTATCGACGAAGGCTTCCAGATCCAGCGTACGCAGCTAGTTCCGCTGACGATTCCTCTGGGGGCTAAGAGTGTCGCCAAAGCAACGGAAAACGTTTACCTGGAAGGTACCCTGACCGCGACCGGTGATCTGGCGACGCAGGCTCAGGTGATTGAAAGCGCGATTCTGGGTAACGCCAACGTGCCTCGACCCGATACGTCTGCTACCAACGTTGGTGTTTCGACTCAGCCGAATATTACCGCAACCACCACCGCTTCGGCCATCACGCCGGGCGTGGGGACCACAACCGATGGGCAGACCGAAGGTGCCGGCGGTTCGGTTCCTGATGGTAACTTCAACTATCGTTTCACATTCTCGAACGCGGGCCTCTCGGGTGAAACACTCGCCTCGGCGGACTATGCCGTGACGCTGGCCGATGGCAATGCTTCGGCAAATGACAACACCGTCACCTTTACCAATCCGCCCCAGTCGAGTTCGTTCTCGCAACTCAACATGTACCGCAGTAACGACGGCGGTGCGACCTACTTCCTGGTCGGTTCGACCGCGATGGGATCTCCGGTCACGGATACCGCCGCCTCGCCGACTGCCACTCAGTTGAGTGCTTCGATGATCGGTGGTACCGGCACCGACGGTACGCTCGGTGGTGGTGACGTCTATCAATACCGCTACACGTTTATCGATGCCTCTGGTAACGAGACCGCTCCGTCGAATACCCATACGGTCACCGTATCGGGCAGCCCGGCCGATGGCAACGGCTACTCGGTTGTGCTGGACAATATTCCGACCAGTCCCGACTACACTTCGGTTCGGATTTACCGAACAGCTGCTGGCGGTTCCGACTTCTACGAACTGGATACCTTGACGATGGCCGCCGCGGCTACGCCATACGTCGACGACGGAAGTACGCCCCTGACGACCAATCAGCTCGATGCTCAGACGATCAACGGCAACTACACCTACCTGGTTACCTTCGCTCGTTCAGGCGAAGAGGAATCGCGACCATCCTTGGCCATTGGGCCACAGAACGTCGTGAACGGACGTATCGAGCTTTCCAACTTGCCGCTTCCTCCGACTCCTCCTCCGGAAGGTGGTTTCCCGGCTTATGACAAGGTACGGATTTACCGTAACCTTTCGACCGACTCGTCGAGCTTCTACCTGGTGGAAGAACTCGATCCAGGTGAAGATTTCATCGATACGACACCTGACTCCGAGATTTCGGACCTGTCCGTTCTGGGTAACAAGGCCATCGACTTGGATGGTCCGAAGATTGACTCGAATACGCTGCTGGTTGACGTGGTGAAGCGTGACGGGCTCAATTTTGAAAATGTCTTTGAAGTCGGCGAACTTAGCTTTACCGGCTTCAAGGGTGATCGCCGGCTCGATACGAAAACCTTCACGATCACCGAAACGACGATCGTGCAGGAACTGCTTGAGTTCGTTCAGTCATCCACGGGTATTCAGCCATCGGTCAACGGTAACGCGAATCCAATTCCTGGTTCGACGAACTCGATTCCTGGTGAATCGGGAACATTGTCGCAAGGGATTTCGATTAGCGATGGTCGTATCCGAGTTGTCTCGAACAACGGTGTCGACAATGGTGTCGATATCAAACTGTCGTCGTTCACGCTGGATAACAATACCGGCGTGCTGCAGAACCCGAACCTCAACTTCGGTACGGTTCAGGAAGCGGTTGGCCAGAGTGCCGTATCGGACTTCGTCGTGTACGACACGCTGGGTATTCCGATCAATGTTCGCGTGACCGCAACCCTCGAAAGCCGAGACGGAACCAACACGGTTTACCGCTGGTATGCCGACTCGCCCGATAACGATGCCGCTATGGATACCGGCGATATCGGCCAGGCTGAAATCGCCGTTGGTACTGGTCTCATCTATTTCGATGGCGATGGTAACTTCGTAGGTACCGACAACAACACGATCAATATCCAGCGCCGTGATATTCCATCGCAGTCGCCGCTGGAATTTGACCTGGACTTTACTCAGTTGTCGGGTCTGGCTGCTGACAAGCCGACCCTCAACGCCTCGCGGCAAGACGGTTCCGGTACAGGTACCCTTAATAGCTTCATCATTGGTGAAGACGGCGTCATCCGGGGTGTGTTCTCCAACGGTGTTGACCGCGATCTGGGTATGCTTCAGTTGGCTCGCTTTGGCAATCCTACCGGCCTGGAGCAACGTGGTGAAAACTTGTACGCCACCGGGGTGAACTCGGGGCTGCCAGTCACTGGCGACCCGGGGGCAGATGGCCTGGGCGATGTCATCGCCGGTGCCGTGGAATTGAGTAACACCGATATCGGCGGCAACTTGATCGACCTGATTTTGGCCTCGACCCAATATCGAGGTAGCTCCCGGGTGATCACGACTGCCCAGCAGCTATTTGATGAACTTTTGAACCTGCGGCGATAA
- a CDS encoding flagellar FlbD family protein — MIKLTRLSGEPFVLNAELIRYVEANPDTFITLTNGDRIVVREGTDVVVDRVIEYHQRKNLLPPGFARPDTGEK, encoded by the coding sequence ATGATCAAGTTAACCCGGCTCAGCGGCGAGCCGTTCGTATTGAATGCCGAACTGATTCGGTACGTTGAAGCCAATCCCGACACGTTTATCACCCTGACCAACGGGGACCGAATTGTCGTTCGAGAGGGAACTGACGTTGTCGTAGATCGCGTAATTGAGTACCACCAACGCAAAAATTTGTTACCCCCAGGATTTGCCCGGCCAGACACCGGGGAAAAATAG
- a CDS encoding motility protein A has product MDIASVVGLLAAMGLILVAILIAPGSSLMAFVDVPSLLVVCGGALAACMIAFPLKSMLGMPMSIKVVFLNKATDYGALIKQIVSLAETARRDGLLALENRINEIDNPFIITGIQMAVDGTRPDAIEDIMRTEMDAVATRHRDAKAVSDQMGRFAPAYGMIGTLLGLIIMLGNMSDPSSIGSGMAVALLTTLYGAIVSNVFFLPFSEKLGFLNKQELLGMEIVIRGIMAIQSGENPRVIEQKLRTFLPPSVRAKLDADK; this is encoded by the coding sequence ATGGATATCGCATCCGTCGTCGGACTTTTGGCTGCGATGGGACTCATTCTCGTAGCCATTTTGATCGCACCAGGTTCATCCCTGATGGCGTTCGTCGACGTACCTTCGCTCTTGGTGGTTTGCGGCGGGGCCTTGGCTGCATGCATGATCGCTTTCCCGCTGAAATCGATGCTGGGCATGCCCATGTCCATCAAGGTAGTCTTTCTCAACAAGGCAACTGACTACGGTGCACTGATCAAGCAGATCGTCAGCCTGGCTGAAACGGCTCGTCGCGATGGCCTGTTGGCCCTAGAAAACCGCATCAACGAGATCGACAACCCGTTTATCATCACCGGCATTCAAATGGCCGTCGACGGCACGCGCCCGGACGCCATCGAAGATATCATGCGGACTGAAATGGATGCCGTTGCAACGCGGCATCGCGATGCCAAGGCCGTTTCCGACCAGATGGGGCGATTCGCTCCCGCTTACGGGATGATCGGGACGCTGCTTGGTCTGATTATCATGCTCGGTAACATGAGCGACCCCAGTTCGATTGGTTCCGGTATGGCCGTGGCACTTCTCACGACGCTGTACGGGGCCATTGTCTCGAACGTCTTCTTTTTGCCATTCTCCGAGAAACTCGGCTTTCTGAACAAGCAGGAACTACTCGGTATGGAAATCGTCATTCGCGGCATTATGGCGATTCAGTCCGGCGAGAATCCCCGAGTCATCGAACAAAAGCTCCGTACATTTCTACCGCCTTCGGTTCGCGCTAAGCTCGACGCTGACAAATAA
- a CDS encoding flagellar motor protein MotB, which yields MDQEDEAAGIPEWVVTFGDMMSLLLTFFIMLVSMSEIKKEEQYQALVESFRRQFGHDSSMESVIAGNAKPRNSNLAKLATMGRAKRFSTHAGGDKVKAPVGDSPQVRIIRPGSKTAVGTVVYFPEDSAKLDETAIEALQAQSLEFGGKPQKIEIRGHTSLRPLPPDSPYKTHWDLAYARCMAVREYLVSLGIDERRIRVSVAGKNEPFHIGTDPLLLKQNPRVEVFLLDEVIDDLVGTAQEQANRRAPPIEASGN from the coding sequence ATGGACCAAGAAGACGAAGCCGCTGGCATCCCGGAATGGGTCGTGACCTTTGGCGATATGATGTCGCTTCTTTTGACCTTCTTCATCATGCTCGTTTCGATGAGCGAGATTAAGAAGGAAGAACAGTACCAGGCACTCGTCGAGTCATTTCGCCGTCAGTTTGGTCACGATAGCTCGATGGAAAGCGTCATCGCGGGTAATGCCAAGCCTCGTAACTCGAATCTGGCCAAGCTGGCGACAATGGGGCGTGCCAAGCGTTTCTCGACTCATGCTGGCGGTGATAAAGTCAAAGCTCCGGTAGGGGATAGTCCGCAAGTGCGGATTATCCGGCCTGGATCGAAGACCGCAGTCGGAACGGTTGTCTACTTCCCTGAAGACAGCGCGAAGCTGGACGAGACCGCCATCGAGGCCCTACAGGCCCAAAGTCTGGAATTTGGGGGCAAACCGCAGAAGATCGAGATACGCGGTCACACCTCGCTTCGGCCACTTCCACCTGATAGTCCCTACAAAACGCACTGGGATCTGGCCTACGCCCGTTGCATGGCCGTTAGAGAGTACCTTGTGTCGCTGGGCATCGACGAGCGCCGAATTCGTGTCTCGGTCGCTGGGAAGAACGAACCGTTTCATATCGGGACCGATCCACTGCTATTGAAGCAGAATCCGCGTGTGGAAGTCTTTCTCCTGGACGAAGTTATCGACGATCTGGTCGGCACGGCCCAGGAACAGGCCAATCGCCGTGCTCCGCCCATCGAGGCCTCAGGAAACTAG